A part of Prolixibacteraceae bacterium genomic DNA contains:
- a CDS encoding SIMPL domain-containing protein — MIKRILSVFILTLMVIVPSFGQNSDISSESVVWVSGKAEQMVSPKRVYMNIFLSSNPKMKDAESINQLEKDCYTILKRYDINKSDLKVVDVDNQVVVKRKHQLGVHETRSYELEVKDISLLDELFYEFSQNRYIEVSLGRFEYGDLTQIENELAVKATLKAKAKGGQIIKALGNEILRVVSVDVNSSQQQDYRAPRYMKAYSAVKMTASDHNAPNTQDLQVKKMKVVSRVRMCVSMK; from the coding sequence ATGATTAAGCGAATCTTGAGTGTTTTCATTTTAACTCTAATGGTGATAGTACCATCATTCGGACAGAATAGTGATATAAGTAGTGAAAGTGTTGTATGGGTTTCAGGGAAGGCAGAACAGATGGTCTCTCCTAAGCGTGTTTACATGAATATCTTTTTATCTAGTAATCCAAAGATGAAGGATGCTGAATCAATAAATCAACTAGAGAAAGATTGCTATACGATTCTAAAACGCTATGATATCAATAAGTCGGATTTAAAAGTTGTTGATGTGGACAATCAAGTGGTAGTAAAAAGAAAGCATCAACTGGGGGTTCATGAAACACGTTCTTATGAATTAGAGGTGAAGGATATCTCTTTGCTTGATGAGTTGTTCTATGAGTTTAGTCAAAATCGTTATATCGAAGTAAGTCTGGGTCGATTTGAGTATGGCGACTTAACCCAAATAGAGAATGAGTTGGCAGTGAAAGCGACACTTAAGGCAAAGGCTAAAGGAGGTCAAATTATTAAAGCACTAGGTAATGAGATCTTGCGTGTTGTAAGTGTGGATGTAAATAGCTCTCAACAACAAGACTATAGGGCTCCTAGATATATGAAGGCTTACAGTGCTGTTAAAATGACTGCTTCTGATCATAATGCTCCTAACACTCAGGATCTGCAAGTGAAGAAGATGAAAGTCGTATCACGAGTAAGGATGTGTGTATCTATGAAATAA
- a CDS encoding MarR family winged helix-turn-helix transcriptional regulator, protein MMDVEIMNRMGLSHSELQFFSTLKECSNISSSELGKKMNLSPSRVSRIVDRLVTNDFLDRSISVADRRAITLRLTEKGEDVAQQIEDAREHCNNKINEVLSPSEVDAFSKALNKIVEVVVE, encoded by the coding sequence ATGATGGATGTAGAGATAATGAACAGAATGGGTTTATCACATTCCGAGCTTCAATTCTTCTCTACCCTAAAAGAATGTAGTAATATATCTAGCTCTGAACTAGGAAAGAAAATGAATCTTTCTCCGTCAAGAGTGAGTAGAATTGTCGACAGATTAGTTACAAACGATTTTCTTGATCGTTCTATATCAGTAGCTGATCGACGTGCAATAACTCTAAGATTAACAGAAAAAGGGGAGGATGTAGCCCAACAAATTGAAGATGCGAGAGAACATTGTAATAATAAAATCAATGAAGTTCTATCGCCTTCAGAAGTAGATGCATTCAGTAAAGCGCTAAACAAAATTGTAGAAGTTGTAGTTGAATAA
- a CDS encoding FAD-dependent oxidoreductase has translation MKYLIIGGVAGGATTAARLRRVDENSEIIMLEKGPYISYANCGLPYYIGGIIKDRSKLLVQTPEGFGKRFNIDVRTLSEAIEIDSEKKEVSVLNHQTKETYKLSYDKLVLSPGAKPVIPPIPGINSPKILTLRNVEDTDRIKEFVDKVAPKKAVVIGAGFIGLEMAENLHHRNIQVSVVEAAPQVMNMIDPEMASIIHQHFKEQEVGLILDDAVASFEEINNQVHITLNSGRVLVADIAILSIGVKPDTTLAQKAGIELGVTGGVKVDPYLQTSKEDIYSLGDSMEFPHPITNKPTIAYLAGPANKQGRLLADNMTFGHKRAYKGAIGTAIAKVFDLTVATTGLSEKQLIKEGIPYKVSITINGSHAGYYPGATQMTSKILFSSDDGRVLGAQIVGEKGVDKRIDMLATIIGVNGDIYDLQDVEHAYAPPFSSAKDPVNQVAFNAENILKGLSNHLSPYEMKNRGEDIFLLDVRTPMEYDLGHIDGAIQIEVDELRQNLNRIPKEKTIYLYCGIGLRGYVATRILLQNGYEHVYNLSGGYKLYTSATDIQENPILIEKKQSNNESTHTESKTNNMHKVDATGLQCPGPISLLKEEVDKIQLNETLEITASDMGFYRDVESWCNVTGNTLISKSKKDGMITAQIQKTENNDGFSITSKGDDKTIVVFSDDLDKALASFVIANGAAAMGKNVTMFFTFWGLNILKDPKAPKAPKDMMGKMFGWMMPSSSKALTLSKMNMMGMGSKMMRYRMLSKKVDALETMIGKAKLSGIELIGCQMSMDVMGVDSQEFISGVKVGGVANYLEAAEKSNVNLFI, from the coding sequence ATGAAGTACCTTATTATCGGGGGTGTAGCAGGTGGAGCCACAACTGCAGCACGATTAAGAAGAGTAGATGAAAATAGTGAAATCATCATGTTAGAGAAAGGACCATATATATCCTATGCTAACTGTGGTCTCCCATACTACATTGGTGGCATTATTAAGGATCGCAGCAAACTTCTTGTTCAGACACCTGAAGGCTTTGGCAAACGATTTAATATTGATGTAAGAACACTTTCTGAGGCGATCGAAATCGATAGTGAGAAGAAAGAGGTTTCTGTATTAAACCATCAAACAAAAGAGACATACAAGCTCTCTTATGATAAACTTGTGCTATCACCAGGAGCAAAGCCAGTAATTCCACCGATACCAGGTATTAATAGTCCCAAGATCCTTACATTAAGAAATGTTGAAGATACGGACAGAATTAAGGAATTTGTTGACAAGGTAGCACCAAAAAAAGCTGTAGTTATTGGAGCAGGTTTCATAGGTCTTGAAATGGCTGAAAACCTACACCATCGAAATATACAAGTATCCGTAGTAGAAGCAGCACCACAGGTGATGAATATGATTGATCCTGAGATGGCTTCTATCATTCATCAACATTTCAAAGAGCAGGAGGTCGGATTGATCTTAGACGATGCCGTAGCATCCTTCGAAGAGATCAATAACCAAGTCCACATTACTTTAAATAGCGGAAGGGTACTCGTGGCTGACATTGCTATTCTATCTATTGGAGTGAAGCCAGATACAACTTTAGCACAAAAGGCTGGAATAGAACTAGGCGTTACAGGTGGAGTGAAAGTGGATCCATATCTACAAACCTCTAAAGAGGATATTTACTCTTTAGGAGATAGTATGGAATTTCCTCATCCAATTACCAATAAACCTACAATCGCATATCTAGCTGGACCTGCAAACAAACAAGGTAGACTTCTTGCGGACAACATGACTTTTGGTCATAAAAGAGCCTATAAAGGGGCTATAGGTACCGCGATTGCGAAAGTATTTGATTTAACAGTAGCAACCACCGGACTAAGTGAGAAACAACTTATAAAAGAGGGTATACCATATAAAGTTTCAATCACCATTAATGGGTCTCATGCAGGGTACTACCCTGGAGCGACTCAGATGACCTCAAAAATACTCTTCTCTTCAGATGACGGAAGAGTATTGGGAGCCCAAATCGTTGGAGAAAAAGGAGTGGACAAAAGAATCGATATGTTGGCGACCATCATTGGAGTAAATGGAGATATCTACGACCTTCAAGATGTAGAACATGCATATGCTCCACCATTCTCTTCAGCAAAGGATCCAGTAAACCAAGTAGCATTCAATGCAGAAAATATTTTAAAAGGACTATCAAACCATCTCTCTCCTTACGAGATGAAAAACAGAGGAGAGGATATCTTTTTACTAGACGTAAGAACACCAATGGAGTATGACCTTGGTCACATAGATGGTGCGATTCAAATTGAGGTAGATGAGCTTAGACAGAATCTTAACCGAATCCCTAAGGAAAAGACTATATACCTATATTGTGGGATTGGCTTAAGAGGATATGTTGCTACTAGAATACTACTTCAAAATGGTTATGAACATGTGTATAACCTATCAGGAGGGTATAAACTATACACCTCTGCTACTGATATACAGGAAAATCCAATCCTGATTGAGAAGAAGCAATCAAACAATGAAAGTACTCATACAGAAAGTAAAACCAACAATATGCATAAGGTAGATGCAACAGGTCTTCAATGTCCTGGTCCGATCTCTCTACTAAAAGAAGAGGTGGACAAAATTCAATTGAATGAAACGCTTGAGATTACCGCTTCGGATATGGGTTTCTATAGAGATGTTGAAAGCTGGTGTAATGTCACTGGAAACACTTTAATCTCGAAGTCAAAAAAAGACGGAATGATTACCGCTCAAATACAGAAGACAGAAAACAATGATGGATTCTCTATTACATCGAAAGGAGATGACAAAACAATCGTTGTTTTTAGTGATGATTTAGATAAAGCACTAGCAAGCTTTGTGATTGCAAATGGAGCAGCAGCGATGGGGAAGAATGTAACCATGTTCTTCACATTCTGGGGACTAAATATCCTTAAAGATCCCAAAGCACCTAAGGCACCCAAAGATATGATGGGAAAAATGTTTGGGTGGATGATGCCAAGCAGTTCGAAGGCCCTTACGCTATCAAAGATGAACATGATGGGAATGGGTTCTAAGATGATGCGATACAGAATGTTATCTAAAAAGGTAGATGCGCTTGAAACCATGATAGGCAAAGCGAAACTGTCTGGAATAGAACTCATTGGTTGTCAAATGAGCATGGATGTGATGGGCGTTGACTCACAAGAGTTCATTTCTGGAGTCAAAGTAGGTGGTGTTGCAAACTACCTAGAGGCAGCAGAGAAATCAAACGTAAATTTGTTCATCTAA